One stretch of Kwoniella newhampshirensis strain CBS 13917 chromosome 5, whole genome shotgun sequence DNA includes these proteins:
- a CDS encoding 60S ribosomal protein uL22: protein MVRYASAHISNGNPEKFAQARGEYVRTHFKNMREVAAALSGMNLKKAYTYLADVQDHKQVIPFRRFAGGIGRASQAKQFKTTKGRWPEKSVKFILALLKNAESNADAKDLDVEELIIKNIVVQQAPKTRRRTYRAHGRINPYQGHPCHIEIILSTPSSEVPRAKDLDVSSSKKGKTIAAIEA from the exons ATG GTTCGATACGCCTCCGCCCACATCTCCAACGGTAACCCCGAGAAGT TCGCTCAGGCCCGTGGCGAGTATGTCCGAACCCACTTCAAGAACATGCGAGAAGTCGCCGCCGCTCTCtctg GCATGAACTTGAAGAAGGCTTACACCTACCTCGCCGACGTCCAGGACCACAAGCAGGTCATCCCTTTCCGACGGTTCGCTGGTGGTATTGGCCGAGCTTCTCAGGCCAAGCAATTCAAGACTACCAAGG GTCGATGGCCCGAAAAGTCTGTCAAATTCATCCTTGCTCTCCTCAAGAACGCCGAGTCCAACGCCGACGCCAAGGACCTTGACGTTGAGGAGTTGATCATCAAGAACATCGTTGTTCAACAGGCTCCCAAgaccaggaggaggactTACCGAGCTCACGGTCGAAT CAACCCCTACCAGGGCCACCCTTGCCACATCGAGATCATCCTttccactccttcctccgAGGTCCCCCGTGCCAAGGACCTCGACGTCTCCAGCTccaagaagggaaagaccATTGCTGCCATCGAGGCTTAA